In Xylocopa sonorina isolate GNS202 chromosome 4, iyXylSono1_principal, whole genome shotgun sequence, the sequence ACTTTCTCATAAAAGGTATCGATTGAacttaatttttaaataattttcaaaGCCTATCGTGTGCACGCTCGATGGCTCGCAAATCCATAAATGAAATTTCCATAGAAAATAGAATATTATTAGTATGTCGTACATTTTTCAGATTAACGTTGAAGTTATCTTGCGCCATGAATTTCCTGATCTACCCCCACGACACACAGGAGTGCAAACTACAAATGGAAAGCCGTGAGTAGCATATTTTCTTCATAATATACTACTCTCCACTTTTTTAGAAccttaaaataaaatagaatgaaGTAGCATGATGATTCATCTTTTTTATCCCGTTGCAATTCGTATTTACGACTGTTGCCAGATCAAGTCGGTAATTAATGGTTATTGATTATTAAGTAATTCATCGTAATATAAAATGTACTTTCGTTTATGATTCTTTGCAAATCACGTTTGGTACCATTATTATTCTCTACTTGTACGTGTCGGATAGATCACTAATCTATCCGTTTGATTAAATCGCATTCAAATCATTAAACGTTTCAGAATTCAGAATTCAGAATTTTTCAGAATTTCTCTATATTTGAAGTCTAACTTTTCAACCCAAACAATTATTATTCTAGCACAATTCAAGAATATTAGTCAGCCTCGAATTAAACAAAATTCCTTCCATCCCAGAAACTGCTTCGTGATGTGTCAATCGACTAAGAAAAAACTcagaatttaattaattatgcCCAAACTCTGTCATGCAAGCATCTTCGTCACTGTTTCTGGACGTCACAGCTTCTCGTTAGCTCTATCCACATTCCAGTCAATTTTCTGCAGACAATCTAGCGCGCGTCGTCACACCGGAAACCGCGTATTCGCTGTTAAAACAGGAGatataaaagagagaaaaagaagcggTCCGATATTGGTGACAAATCGAGGTTGTGTCGCGTGAAATGGAACCGAACGGTCGTGCCACGATACGAAACAGTATCGTAGATCCGCATGAATATTCCCTTTAGTTTAGCGGTCTGAATGCCGTGCGATTTCACAAGGACAAAACAACTCGGTCAACAGTGTCGCACACGACGGACGAAATGATCTTCCAGTGGGATCCTGACGTGCCACTCGTCGTCGACGAGAACATCGAGCTACCGCAGCTGCAACTGGTTAAGAATTACACGGCCGACTGCACGCAGGTCTATTCTACTGGTAAGCGAGGACCTCGACGTCGTTTTACTCTTGTTCCTCCTAATTAACCGTTTTCACGGATCGTTCGATAATGGCTCATCGTTGGCTGAGGCAAGGGTGAACGAGGAAAACTCTAAACTGAGAGCGAATTTTGGCTCGTGCAGATCTTTGTCTCGATTCTCGATGACAATGAGGCTCACGGGAATAGTGGAAAGGATTGACGAGCCTACGCTCCTGTTTTTCTATATATATTTGTATCTATTTGAAGTTGTCTTTTTGTAGAatttgaaaagaatatattacgatgtataattgttttttttaatttttttacatTTGGTGTTAGGCCTTGATCGTGGATTATAGACTCGTTAAGTCGATGTTTCGAGTCTTGTGGAATTTTGGGCACAATGCACTTACAAATTTCCATCTGTTACGAAGGATCATTAGAAATTAGATTTTGGAGGcataagcgttgaacttagttTCCAAGATGTTTCTATTTTAGATCCAGAACTGTGCAATTCTATGGTTCTAACGATTTTGTTAGAGTAGCTTCTTCGAGCTGGTGATGTCACCTCGAAGAAGGGTGCAACGACCGTAGCAGACAATAAGCTTAGATTGCGCGTAGGTTCTTACAGACATTTTGCTACGGTGAAGAGAAAATTCAAACGAGAACCAAACGCTGAAACGAAATTCGAACAATAGAGGAGATAATGGAAATCCTTAAAGCTACGACGTCTACTAAACTTATTTCTGCTAACGAAAACTAAAAGAAATTCTAAATCAAATAGAAAGGCTACGAAATAGAACGTCCAAATTAGATATGCAATTAACCAGAGATTTTTTCATATTTAGGTAACTTCACTTGCCTCGAGGTAGTGTTCGTCCTGAAACGTAGGCTTGGCTACTACTTGTTTCACACTTATGTTCCTACCTGTCTGATCGTTATCATGTCGGTAAGTCTCATTAAGAGAAACAACCACtcattatttcttctttttcatctGATTCACGTGAAACAATTTTAACTTGCGATTTTATGCAGCGTCGTTCACGTTTTACAACTACTACTTCGTTCTACAACTACAATACCAGTGTCCTATTAATTATTTGTAACTTATAGTTTAGCAATTTATAGAGGAACCTGGTCACGCTCTTAATAAATTACTAACATCGCTCTATTTTTATCCGTCAATCTTCTTCCATCGTATCGTCGTTAAAGTAACAGAAAAACGCATTTGAGATAGCGTTTCAATAATTTACAACGATCTTCCAACATTGATGGCGGGTAGAGAAGAAACGCGAGCGCAGAGAAGAAACGGGACGATATTTCTGGTAAAATATTTCTAACAAACTAAATTCTCGCCCCGTCCTGCGTAGTGGGTGTCCTTCTGGATAAAACCGGAAGCGGCTCCGGCCAGAGTGACGCTCGGAGTGACATCCCTGCTGACCCTTTCGACGCAACACGCGAAGAGTCAAGCGTCGTTGCCGCCTGTCTCGTATCTGAAGGCCGTCGACGCGTTCATGTCCGTCTGCACGGTGTTCGTGTTCATGGCGTTGATGGAGTACTGCCTGGTGAACATCGTCCTCGGCGACTCGGACACGCCACCGAAACCAGCACCACCGCCTCCACCGCCGTCATCCAGCGGCACTGATTCCGCGAAGCTCGACAAGATCTTCGACATCGCCACTAAGGTAACGCCTGGATGAAGATCAATACGGTTCAGACAGCTTCTGTGCCTCGGACGAGGAGATGAAGATGCTTAATTACGTATATACGCACAGTGATCTTCCTATTTCTTGAAGATACAATCGTTTATAGAAGTGTTTCATCTTGACGTTAGATCGTGACGCGTGATTTTAGTTGCGTTGCTGGTAACGCGCGAGATTTTCATTCCTTCTGTTCACTTTCTCAAGTGTTCATCCGTTCTAGTTAATTCAGTATAAATAATACTTGGTCGCATGGATCGTTAATTAAACACCAGTACACTGTTGCTTCTCTTAAACCAAACTCACATCTTCTCAGACATCCATTCATCGAACATTCTCTTACTTTTCCAAGGCACTCACACAGTTGTACAAAAGACATATTTAAACACGTCATACATGTCCCAATTCATTACGCACAAACAAAGTGTATTCAAGTTCATTTAAGTTCTTTTACTTCCACATTCAATTACGAAGTGATTCTGGCCCAAATGTCGGTTTCTCTGTTGCTGGTCGACCACGCGTTCATGTCTCCGCGTGTCCGAGGCGCAGAAGCGTTGTCTGCACAGCGGCGGTTCAAGCTGTGATCGTTGTCACGCAGGAGAACGCAATGTTGCTATCCGGGCGATCGCAGAAATCGTCAGCAGGCCCGCCACCAGGCCCGACACCGGCCCAAAGGGCGCGGATGCGCGCCCTCAACATCGACCGGGTCTCCAGGGTCTTCTTCCCCTTCCTCTTCGCCATCTTGAACGTCACTTACTGGATAATGTTCGCCGAGTACATTTAAGCGGCCCTCGCGACGAAACCATCGACGCTGAAGGGAAATGATCGTCGAGCTGTTACACCAGTTCGTTTACTCGCGAGACTTGCAGTATTTTAATTAACGGGACAGCGATAGAGATCGAGGGGGTTTCCAGGCGCAGTTGGTGGAGAATTTTGGTGCAATTAAGAAGGGGTGAATTGACGTTGAACCGATTGTTTGTCGCATTCGTGGATGCGGTATTGGTTTTCGGTTGAACGGTAGTGGTAGACGTATCTCGAGGTAATTTCATGGGTGATGCTGCGAGGCGGATGtctaatatattattatttgtcGACTGTACTATTTTCTAACGTAGCAGAGTCGTAAATGTGGATGGATCGAAGTCACGTCGCGCTTGAACAATAATAATCCACGGTGGTAGCGGAGCAATGATGTTACAAAAATAATTAGAAGTTAAGTAGCAGAATCTCTCGAAATTGTAAATACATAAAATTCAAGCAGTTAGTAAATAATATATTACGTTAATATATTATGCGAGCAGAAGATAATATAAAAATCGAATTTTTTACCTTCCTTTTAATTGCATCATTATCTTCAACCAACCCTAACGGAGAAATAAAAATCATTTCGACTCACTGACCCAAGCAACGGTGCACGATGGAttctaaataaattaaattgagCTCGTTTGCTAAATTGCGAACAGTGGCGGAAAAATAAGACGAGGCAAACGTTCCAACCCCTTGGGACGAAAGGGGACTAAATAGGTATCGAAATTGGTATTCTACGACTATATCGAAGCGTGTGGAACGAGTGGAACACTGAATCGTTTGACTAACGAGCAATTTAACGAGACAGCAGTCTACtacaataaaaaattgtttcaaGTTTACAATTATACTACCGTTAAGAAGTAACAAGCGTTTTGTCGTAAGAAACTGTCGCTGAGCCAATCATCGACGATTGGTAATCGTTTGATTGTTAACGTAAACACAATTAAATAAA encodes:
- the Ort gene encoding glycine receptor ora transientless isoform X1, producing the protein MSTDEAHGGGMVSAILSSVVLLLLLGRTADAQRSLEFFDLLPEDPKLYDKMRPPKKDGQATVVYFHVTVMGLDSIDENSMTYAADIFFAQTWKDNRLRLPENMTSEYRLLEVDWLKNMWRPDSFFKNAKSVTFQTMTIPNHYLWLYKDKTILYMVKLTLKLSCAMNFLIYPHDTQECKLQMESLSHTTDEMIFQWDPDVPLVVDENIELPQLQLVKNYTADCTQVYSTGNFTCLEVVFVLKRRLGYYLFHTYVPTCLIVIMSWVSFWIKPEAAPARVTLGVTSLLTLSTQHAKSQASLPPVSYLKAVDAFMSVCTVFVFMALMEYCLVNIVLGDSDTPPKPAPPPPPPSSSGTDSAKLDKIFDIATKENAMLLSGRSQKSSAGPPPGPTPAQRARMRALNIDRVSRVFFPFLFAILNVTYWIMFAEYI
- the Ort gene encoding glycine receptor ora transientless isoform X3 — its product is MRPPKKDGQATVVYFHVTVMGLDSIDENSMTYAADIFFAQTWKDNRLRLPENMTSEYRLLEVDWLKNMWRPDSFFKNAKSVTFQTMTIPNHYLWLYKDKTILYMVKLTLKLSCAMNFLIYPHDTQECKLQMESLSHTTDEMIFQWDPDVPLVVDENIELPQLQLVKNYTADCTQVYSTGNFTCLEVVFVLKRRLGYYLFHTYVPTCLIVIMSWVSFWIKPEAAPARVTLGVTSLLTLSTQHAKSQASLPPVSYLKAVDAFMSVCTVFVFMALMEYCLVNIVLGDSDTPPKPAPPPPPPSSSGTDSAKLDKIFDIATKENAMLLSGRSQKSSAGPPPGPTPAQRARMRALNIDRVSRVFFPFLFAILNVTYWIMFAEYI
- the Ort gene encoding glycine receptor ora transientless isoform X2, giving the protein MSTDEAHGGGMVSAILSSVVLLLLLGRTADAQRSLEFFDLLPEDPKLYDKMRPPKKDGQATVVYFHVTVMGLDSIDENSMTYAADIFFAQTWKDNRLRLPENMTSEYRLLEVDWLKNMWRPDSFFKNAKSVTFQTMTIPNHYLWLYKDKTILYMVKLTLKLSCAMNFLIYPHDTQECKLQMESLSHTTDEMIFQWDPDVPLVVDENIELPQLQLVKNYTADCTQVYSTGNFTCLEVVFVLKRRLGYYLFHTYVPTCLIVIMSWVSFWIKPEAAPARVTLGVTSLLTLSTQHAKSQASLPPVSYLKAVDAFMSVCTVFVFMALMEYCLVNIVLGDSDTPPKPAPPPPPPSSSGTDSAKLDKIFDIATKKSSAGPPPGPTPAQRARMRALNIDRVSRVFFPFLFAILNVTYWIMFAEYI